One Natrinema marinum genomic window carries:
- a CDS encoding phosphate uptake regulator PhoU — METRKVQVTGGSTFTVSLPKTWATENDVSSGTTVEFYPEGDELLLTPERDTRRQKGTLDVSGLADEQLTRAVMTMYVSGFDIIRLEAGRITTEQRSAIRDATQRLVGVEVLEETSDSVVIQDLLDSSELSIVNAVTRMRLIAQSMLEDAVTALIENDDDIAQDVIERDDDVDRLWLVVSRIFRATLRSPRAVEELGVSREDCFDFHSSARQLERIADHAVKISDIALKLDDLPADVADAIHGLHAEAATVFEGSMDALFADDADEANRLGHDALAAVLEIDEHTRRIDDILRDLEPAQAQSLGLIVDSLSRSADYGGNIAETALQKAAPRP; from the coding sequence ATGGAGACGCGAAAGGTTCAGGTGACGGGCGGGTCGACGTTTACTGTCTCGCTCCCGAAGACGTGGGCGACCGAAAACGACGTCAGCAGCGGGACGACGGTCGAATTCTATCCAGAAGGGGACGAACTTCTCCTGACACCCGAGCGCGATACGCGACGCCAGAAGGGAACGCTGGACGTCTCGGGACTCGCGGACGAACAGCTGACACGGGCTGTGATGACGATGTACGTCAGCGGCTTCGACATCATCCGCCTCGAGGCCGGTCGTATCACGACCGAGCAACGCAGCGCCATTCGCGATGCGACCCAGCGGCTCGTCGGCGTCGAGGTGTTAGAGGAGACCAGCGACAGCGTGGTCATTCAGGACTTACTCGACTCTTCCGAGCTGTCGATCGTCAACGCCGTCACGCGCATGCGCCTGATCGCCCAATCGATGCTCGAGGACGCGGTGACGGCGCTGATCGAGAACGACGACGACATCGCACAAGACGTGATCGAGCGCGACGACGACGTCGACCGCCTCTGGCTCGTCGTCTCGCGGATCTTCCGCGCGACGTTGCGCTCACCGCGGGCCGTCGAAGAGTTGGGCGTCTCCCGCGAGGACTGTTTCGACTTTCACTCCAGTGCCCGCCAGCTCGAGCGGATCGCCGACCACGCCGTCAAGATCAGCGATATCGCGCTCAAACTCGACGACCTCCCCGCCGATGTCGCAGACGCTATCCACGGACTCCACGCCGAAGCCGCGACCGTCTTCGAGGGCTCGATGGACGCGCTGTTCGCCGACGACGCCGACGAGGCCAACCGACTCGGCCACGACGCCCTTGCAGCCGTCCTCGAGATCGACGAACACACCCGACGGATCGACGACATACTCCGCGACTTAGAGCCGGCACAGGCACAATCGCTGGGGCTGATCGTCGACTCGCTGTCCCGGAGCGCCGACTACGGCGGGAACATCGCCGAGACGGCGTTGCAGAAGGCCGCTCCCCGTCCCTGA
- a CDS encoding metallophosphoesterase family protein, which translates to MTIDTPASDDPVPLDHRQLSLESRGDVYVVGDVHGCPDALEALLDRLDLGGNDLVVFVGDLVRKGPDSKAVLDRVRRSSRLISVRGNNERKLIEGEASLPALDAVDLQYLESLPTAIAWDGGLVVHGGVDPSRPLSAHADDEVLTMRSPNGDGYDGPFWFESYEGPPRVFFGHTVLAEPVDREWAVGLDTGCVYGGRLTAYDVRRDRFLSVPGADHEERSSEKIVALED; encoded by the coding sequence GTGACGATCGATACCCCCGCGTCCGACGATCCGGTACCGCTCGACCATCGGCAGCTCTCCCTCGAGAGCCGAGGCGACGTCTACGTGGTCGGCGACGTCCACGGCTGTCCCGACGCCCTCGAGGCGCTGCTCGACCGGCTCGATCTCGGCGGGAACGATCTCGTCGTGTTCGTCGGCGATCTGGTGCGAAAGGGGCCCGACAGCAAGGCCGTGCTCGACCGCGTCAGGCGGTCGTCGCGGCTGATTTCGGTCCGCGGAAACAACGAGCGGAAGCTGATCGAGGGCGAGGCCTCGCTGCCGGCGCTCGACGCGGTGGACTTACAGTACCTCGAGTCGCTGCCGACGGCGATCGCCTGGGATGGCGGGCTCGTCGTCCACGGCGGCGTCGATCCGAGCCGGCCGCTGTCGGCTCACGCTGACGACGAGGTGCTCACGATGCGCTCGCCGAACGGGGACGGCTACGACGGCCCGTTCTGGTTCGAGAGCTACGAGGGACCGCCGCGGGTCTTCTTCGGTCACACCGTGCTCGCCGAACCGGTCGATCGGGAGTGGGCGGTCGGCCTCGACACCGGCTGCGTCTACGGCGGCCGTCTCACGGCCTACGACGTTCGCCGGGATCGGTTCCTGAGCGTTCCGGGTGCCGACCACGAGGAACGCTCGTCGGAGAAGATCGTCGCGCTCGAGGACTGA
- the ppk1 gene encoding polyphosphate kinase 1, translated as MDERDSTATDEEPVVPDDGEDDVAADEEATFAFQSGSDDESSPEGRDGATERPATTDADAAARTGRSDGLDESEFDPPVDAVADPETIDLPVVAADDSRPATDEIDLSDPSYYLNRELSELAFQRRVLHEVLDEENPLLERVKFLAIVTTNVDEFFRKRVGGLKQGIAAGVTEETPDGRTPREQWEEVLEEARPLLERQAECYREEIRPALSDAGIEIVDYDDLADTECRKLREYFENSVLPTLTPLTFDPAHPFPFISNQSLSLAVLTRERPGAELTFSRVKIPRNQLRFVQLGDDTRYVLLEDVVRANLDLLFPDVEVVDTALFRVTRNAEVRRNEEVAEDLIEMIEEVIEERRFATAVRLEIEPDAPEKILEILMRELDLDDREVFRLGGPLDYRDFADLTDLDRPELKLPEWSPQPHPRLGRRDADGRNVFDVISEGDVLVHHPYHSFDGTVQRFLDAAANDPDVLAIKAAIYRTASDSQVIESLLEAARNGKQVAVMVELKARFDEENNLEWAKKLEEEGIHVAYGTIGYKTHTKTSLVVREEDDGVQLYSHVGTGNYHSETAKRYEDLGLLTADSDVGQDLVRLFNYFTGHSMYRDYRKLLIAPGNMRDRFVELIRAEAERARNGEEARIVAKMNRLEDPAIVRELYEASMAGVDIDLVVRDICRLRPGLEGVSETIDVYSVVGRFLEHSRIFYFRAGGEDRYYIGSADWMTRNLDNRVEAIAPIEEPRLQRRLEGILETLLADDRNRWVMRSDGTYDRCRAEGGSSTDVHETLMRAALSDSDLWG; from the coding sequence ATGGACGAACGAGACTCGACAGCGACCGACGAGGAGCCAGTGGTACCGGACGACGGAGAAGACGACGTGGCGGCCGACGAGGAGGCGACGTTCGCGTTCCAGTCCGGGTCCGACGACGAGTCCAGCCCCGAAGGCCGAGACGGCGCGACCGAGCGGCCAGCCACGACGGACGCCGACGCTGCCGCTCGCACCGGACGGTCCGACGGACTCGACGAGAGCGAGTTTGATCCTCCGGTCGACGCGGTGGCGGACCCCGAGACGATCGATCTGCCGGTCGTCGCCGCGGACGACTCGCGCCCGGCGACGGACGAGATCGACCTTTCGGATCCGTCGTACTATCTGAACCGCGAACTCAGCGAACTCGCCTTCCAGCGGCGCGTCCTCCACGAGGTACTGGACGAGGAGAACCCGCTCCTGGAGCGCGTGAAGTTCCTCGCGATCGTCACGACGAACGTAGACGAGTTCTTCCGCAAGCGCGTCGGCGGGTTGAAACAGGGGATCGCGGCCGGCGTCACCGAGGAGACGCCGGACGGCCGCACGCCCCGCGAGCAGTGGGAGGAAGTTCTGGAGGAGGCCCGTCCGCTGCTCGAGCGCCAGGCCGAGTGTTACCGCGAGGAGATCAGACCGGCACTGTCCGACGCCGGGATCGAGATCGTCGACTACGACGATCTCGCGGACACAGAGTGCCGGAAGCTCCGCGAGTACTTCGAGAACTCCGTTCTGCCGACGCTGACTCCGCTGACGTTCGACCCAGCCCATCCGTTCCCATTCATTTCGAACCAGAGCCTCTCGCTCGCGGTCCTCACCCGAGAGCGGCCCGGCGCGGAGCTGACCTTCTCGCGGGTGAAGATCCCGCGCAACCAGCTCCGGTTCGTCCAACTGGGCGACGACACGCGGTACGTCCTCCTCGAGGACGTCGTCCGGGCGAACCTCGATCTGCTCTTTCCCGATGTCGAGGTGGTCGACACCGCCCTGTTCCGGGTGACGCGCAACGCCGAGGTCCGGCGCAACGAGGAGGTCGCCGAGGACCTGATCGAGATGATCGAGGAGGTCATCGAGGAGCGACGGTTCGCGACCGCCGTCCGCCTCGAGATCGAACCCGACGCACCCGAGAAGATCCTCGAGATCCTCATGCGCGAACTCGACCTCGACGACAGAGAGGTATTCCGCCTCGGCGGGCCGCTCGATTACCGCGACTTCGCCGACCTGACCGACCTCGATCGGCCCGAACTCAAGCTCCCCGAGTGGTCCCCACAGCCCCACCCGCGGCTGGGCCGGCGTGATGCGGACGGCCGGAACGTGTTCGACGTGATCAGCGAGGGCGACGTGCTCGTCCACCACCCCTATCACTCCTTCGACGGGACCGTCCAGCGCTTTCTCGACGCCGCGGCGAACGATCCGGACGTGCTCGCGATCAAGGCGGCGATCTACCGGACCGCAAGCGACTCACAGGTCATCGAGAGCTTGCTCGAGGCCGCACGAAACGGCAAACAGGTCGCCGTCATGGTCGAACTCAAAGCTCGCTTCGACGAGGAGAACAACCTCGAGTGGGCGAAAAAACTCGAAGAGGAGGGGATCCACGTCGCCTACGGGACGATCGGCTACAAGACCCACACGAAGACCTCGCTGGTCGTCCGCGAAGAAGACGACGGCGTCCAACTTTACTCGCACGTGGGAACCGGCAACTACCACTCCGAGACCGCGAAGCGCTACGAGGATCTCGGTTTACTGACCGCCGACAGCGATGTCGGTCAGGACCTCGTCAGGCTATTCAACTACTTCACGGGCCACTCGATGTACCGCGACTATCGAAAGCTGCTCATCGCGCCGGGGAACATGCGCGATCGGTTCGTCGAACTCATCCGCGCCGAAGCAGAGCGTGCGCGAAACGGCGAGGAGGCGCGTATCGTCGCCAAGATGAACCGGCTCGAGGACCCCGCGATCGTCCGCGAACTCTACGAGGCGTCGATGGCCGGCGTCGACATCGACCTCGTCGTGCGGGACATCTGCCGACTCCGGCCCGGCCTCGAGGGTGTCAGCGAGACGATCGATGTCTACAGCGTCGTCGGTCGCTTCCTCGAGCACTCGCGGATCTTCTACTTCCGGGCGGGCGGCGAGGACCGCTACTACATCGGGTCTGCCGACTGGATGACCCGTAACCTCGACAATCGGGTCGAAGCGATCGCGCCGATCGAGGAGCCGCGACTCCAGCGCCGCCTCGAGGGGATCCTCGAGACGCTGCTCGCCGACGATCGGAACAGGTGGGTGATGCGGTCGGACGGAACGTACGACCGGTGTCGAGCGGAAGGCGGCTCGTCGACCGACGTTCACGAGACGCTGATGCGGGCCGCGCTGAGCGACAGCGATCTCTGGGGGTGA
- a CDS encoding PQQ-binding-like beta-propeller repeat protein, producing the protein MTSERTNRRSVLGLVGGSVTVSIAGCTTLTGSDDPVVESGPGDGPDDGETEGTGVDRTATEWPTVQYDAANTGTAGTGGGPRASATVRGSHTAGDEIAAEPAIGDGVAYVGSLDGSLYAISLADGSLEWSVDTGGGISTPPAVVDGTVFVGTGAGSLQAVDAITGDPVWMVELPAPTRAGPVLADGTLYVGCGDDRLYARSSTDGSELWSFRTAGPVAGGPTVADGTVYIQSHDDYVYAIDTADRSERWKFRVENGGGPNAPTVVDGTVYVGDNNGTLYALEAATGDELWTATATATVRTPAVVGDTVYTRGSLIRAFDAATGERRWQADVGRVGGSPTVADGVLYVGTWDAMVHALDIEDGSNRWTHDAEYEVSRSVAVADGTLVYGDDYGNIVVLGGS; encoded by the coding sequence GTGACTAGCGAACGGACGAACAGACGGTCCGTCCTCGGGCTGGTAGGGGGCAGCGTTACAGTATCGATCGCCGGCTGCACGACGCTGACGGGTTCCGATGATCCGGTCGTCGAAAGCGGTCCCGGCGACGGACCTGACGACGGCGAGACGGAAGGCACGGGCGTCGATAGGACCGCCACCGAGTGGCCGACAGTCCAGTACGACGCGGCGAACACGGGCACCGCCGGTACCGGCGGAGGCCCCCGCGCTTCCGCGACAGTCCGCGGCTCGCACACCGCCGGAGACGAGATCGCCGCCGAACCGGCTATCGGCGACGGCGTCGCGTACGTCGGGAGCCTGGACGGCTCGCTCTACGCTATCTCGCTCGCGGACGGGAGCCTCGAGTGGTCCGTCGACACCGGCGGCGGGATCTCGACGCCGCCGGCAGTCGTCGACGGAACGGTCTTCGTCGGAACCGGAGCCGGATCGCTCCAGGCGGTCGACGCGATCACCGGTGATCCCGTGTGGATGGTCGAGCTACCAGCGCCAACTCGAGCGGGTCCCGTGCTCGCCGACGGGACGCTGTACGTCGGCTGTGGCGACGACCGGCTGTACGCGCGGTCATCGACCGATGGCTCCGAACTGTGGTCGTTCCGAACCGCGGGGCCGGTGGCAGGAGGGCCGACGGTCGCCGACGGGACCGTCTACATCCAGAGTCACGACGACTACGTTTACGCGATCGACACCGCCGATCGATCCGAGCGCTGGAAATTCCGGGTCGAGAACGGCGGCGGGCCGAACGCACCGACGGTGGTCGACGGCACGGTCTACGTCGGGGACAACAACGGCACGCTCTACGCACTCGAGGCCGCGACCGGCGACGAGCTGTGGACCGCGACGGCCACCGCGACCGTTCGGACGCCGGCCGTCGTCGGCGACACCGTCTACACGCGGGGGAGCCTGATCCGAGCGTTCGACGCAGCGACCGGCGAACGCCGCTGGCAGGCGGACGTCGGCCGCGTCGGCGGGTCGCCGACCGTCGCGGACGGCGTCCTCTACGTCGGCACCTGGGACGCGATGGTCCACGCGCTCGACATCGAAGACGGCTCGAACCGCTGGACGCACGACGCCGAGTACGAGGTCTCGAGGTCGGTGGCTGTGGCCGACGGGACGCTCGTCTACGGCGACGACTACGGTAACATCGTCGTGCTCGGGGGGTCGTAA
- a CDS encoding 30S ribosomal protein S8e, translated as MQDQGRSTRKRTGGRLKNVRKRRKDELGRLPTETEVGEPRFRTVDVRGNGTKTRALSTDVASVNKGDETVSAEIEDVVENDANPNYVRRNIITKGAVIETSEGQARVTSRPGQTGQVNAVLVE; from the coding sequence ATGCAAGATCAGGGACGCTCTACGCGCAAGCGAACCGGTGGTCGATTGAAGAACGTTCGAAAGCGCCGCAAGGACGAACTCGGCCGACTGCCGACGGAGACTGAGGTCGGCGAGCCGCGCTTCCGGACCGTCGACGTTCGGGGCAACGGCACGAAGACCCGCGCGCTCTCGACGGACGTCGCGAGCGTCAACAAGGGCGACGAAACGGTCTCCGCGGAGATCGAAGACGTCGTCGAGAACGACGCCAACCCGAACTACGTCCGCCGGAACATCATCACGAAGGGCGCCGTCATCGAGACCTCCGAAGGGCAGGCTCGCGTCACGTCTCGTCCCGGCCAGACCGGGCAGGTCAACGCCGTCCTCGTCGAGTAA
- a CDS encoding 2,5-diamino-6-(ribosylamino)-4(3H)-pyrimidinone 5'-phosphate reductase: MHVVVNAAASADGKLSSRRREQIAISGAEDFARVDRLRADSDAVVVGVGTVLADDPHLTVKDETLRAKRRKNDRPENPARVVVDSSGRTPTDAAVLDDAATTYLCLSEAASVDRRAALADRAALITAGDERVDLLPAFAALQEQGLERIMVEGGGELIFSLFEAGLVDELRVFVGPKLIGGRDAPTLADGDGFVAEFPSLELAEVDRLDGGVLLTWRVAD, translated from the coding sequence ATGCACGTCGTCGTCAACGCCGCCGCGAGCGCGGACGGCAAACTCTCCTCGCGTCGGCGCGAGCAGATCGCCATCAGCGGCGCGGAGGACTTCGCGCGGGTCGATCGGCTCCGGGCCGACAGCGACGCCGTCGTCGTCGGCGTCGGCACCGTCCTCGCCGACGATCCCCACCTGACGGTCAAAGACGAGACACTGCGTGCCAAGCGCCGCAAGAACGATCGGCCCGAAAATCCGGCGCGGGTCGTCGTCGACTCGAGCGGCCGCACGCCGACCGACGCCGCCGTCCTCGACGACGCGGCGACGACGTACCTCTGTCTGAGCGAGGCCGCATCCGTCGACCGACGCGCGGCCCTCGCCGACCGCGCGGCACTGATCACGGCGGGCGACGAGCGGGTCGACCTCCTCCCGGCGTTCGCGGCGCTGCAAGAACAGGGCCTCGAGCGGATCATGGTCGAAGGCGGCGGCGAACTCATCTTCTCGCTGTTCGAGGCCGGGCTGGTCGACGAACTGCGCGTCTTCGTCGGCCCGAAACTCATCGGCGGCCGCGACGCGCCGACGCTGGCCGACGGCGACGGATTCGTCGCGGAGTTCCCGTCGCTCGAACTCGCGGAGGTCGACCGGCTCGACGGCGGCGTCCTCCTGACGTGGCGCGTCGCCGACTAA
- a CDS encoding DUF7511 domain-containing protein has translation MNGSTGGYDDRSTRQRLAAATQYAGDDVALESVVVQYENRPDRCTVVPRECSEAERVTTWLSADVGAFVDLEDAR, from the coding sequence ATGAACGGATCCACCGGCGGTTACGACGATCGGTCCACCCGACAACGACTGGCAGCGGCCACGCAGTACGCAGGCGACGACGTCGCCCTCGAGTCGGTCGTGGTGCAGTACGAGAACCGGCCCGACCGCTGTACGGTCGTCCCCCGAGAGTGCTCCGAAGCGGAGCGGGTGACTACCTGGCTGTCGGCTGACGTGGGCGCGTTCGTCGATCTCGAGGACGCTCGATAG